In Streptomyces sp. DG2A-72, one genomic interval encodes:
- a CDS encoding HEPN/Toprim-associated domain-containing protein, whose protein sequence is MTVFQEEDKYMHRNWAMMVDRDNAGLPDIDFDDPEAHGSYPDIDPDDYKHESVDTSERFGYKTTVETAVTRLNLMGFTAERCRREMAACFRDLTAWDGPDDAHEHIAPGSDPARNVTDDDIAEIGLQAYLKRGPAWMETKLTELEELCLDKIELFFEGDLDRRLLIAGLLDRQDPQATFRLDLSDLLSGGAFKSTDQISTKALQDLREETASTGPIIVLTEGKFDSRVLPRALKLVRPDIAGYFKFLDFDTTRAPGGTDKVVANLKSFAAAGVMNRVIGLLDNDTAGREAIKQIAGIALPNHYSACLLPDLIYARSYPTLGPSGEVSDNINGRACSLEFYFGLNSLQGPKGVPVPVQWKAYKESVQDYQGELANKQYVQARIDALLTAAEAGDPLDESWEPVRLIAQTLIEKAQTR, encoded by the coding sequence CCTGATATCGACCCGGATGACTACAAGCATGAATCCGTCGATACGTCAGAGCGTTTTGGCTACAAGACAACTGTTGAGACAGCTGTCACGCGGCTCAATCTGATGGGCTTCACTGCAGAGCGATGCCGCCGAGAGATGGCGGCCTGCTTCCGGGACCTGACAGCATGGGACGGGCCGGACGATGCTCACGAGCACATTGCACCCGGATCGGACCCGGCGCGCAACGTCACCGACGACGACATCGCTGAGATTGGTCTCCAGGCATACCTGAAGCGCGGCCCCGCATGGATGGAGACAAAGCTGACCGAACTGGAAGAGCTCTGCCTGGACAAGATCGAACTTTTCTTCGAGGGCGACCTAGACCGCCGCTTGCTCATCGCAGGGCTTCTGGATCGTCAGGATCCGCAGGCGACCTTCCGCCTTGACCTCAGCGACCTGCTGTCAGGTGGTGCGTTCAAGAGCACTGATCAGATCTCGACGAAAGCCCTTCAGGACCTACGGGAGGAGACAGCCAGCACCGGCCCCATCATCGTGCTCACGGAAGGCAAGTTTGATTCCCGCGTTCTTCCCCGGGCGCTGAAACTGGTCAGACCGGATATCGCTGGGTATTTCAAATTTTTGGACTTTGACACCACAAGGGCACCGGGGGGAACGGATAAAGTCGTTGCAAATCTCAAGAGCTTCGCCGCAGCCGGAGTGATGAACCGGGTGATCGGACTCCTCGACAACGACACCGCTGGCCGGGAGGCGATCAAACAGATCGCGGGTATTGCGCTGCCGAATCACTATAGCGCCTGCCTACTTCCCGATCTCATATACGCACGGTCCTATCCCACTCTCGGGCCGTCAGGAGAGGTCAGTGACAACATCAACGGCCGGGCATGCTCCCTTGAGTTCTACTTTGGCTTGAACAGTTTGCAAGGTCCGAAGGGTGTCCCCGTTCCAGTGCAATGGAAGGCATATAAGGAGTCGGTCCAGGATTATCAAGGTGAACTCGCTAACAAGCAATACGTTCAAGCCAGGATCGACGCTCTCCTGACCGCGGCCGAGGCTGGCGATCCGCTCGATGAGTCGTGGGAACCGGTTCGATTGATCGCTCAGACCCTGATTGAGAAGGCGCAGACGCGCTGA